The sequence CTGGTTTATCCCACTGAATTTTAAATTCCTTGATGTTTTGAGCTTCACCTGCGCCAATTCCCAGTGTTCCTCTTCCATGAGAGACTCTATCCAAAGTTATTGTTGCAAGTGCAATGTTTGATGGATGTCTTCTTACTGCATCTGTAACACATGTTCCAAGCTCTACCTTGTTTGTAACAGAGGCAATTGCAGCAAGCATAACCCATGGGTCATTTACTATGGCATGATTCCACTGTGGTACATTTGAATGATCCATGTACCAAATTGAATCATACCCAGTCCTATCTGCTAAAACACAAGAAGTAAGAATCTGATCCTCAGTTAATCCGAGTCGTGCAACATTTAAGCCAAATTGAATTCCAAACTTTACCATTTTTTCCTAGTCCTATAACAAGAATGTGAACTAAATGTGGTATTTAAGTTTAGTAAAATTCATGAAAATTAGAATTTTTTATTAAAGAAAAACTGATAAACTGTAAATTTTTAGAGGTTGCCGTTTGTAATATCTTTTAGTAATTGTATTACATCTTCTTTTGTCACAGGAATTGGATTTGGATCAAGATGGCCTTTGTCTGTCATAACAATATCTGCAGCTTGGTCTAGTGGAGCTTTCAAAGTAAGACGATCAAACTTTAGCTTCTCTACGACTTGTTTGAATTGCTCATAGAAAATAGATTTATTGAATCTATGTGCAACTGTTGTACAAGATGAAAGTGAGTATCCGTGAGGAACTCCTTCGTTTGAATATACATAGGACAGTGCATGACCCAAAGTTGTTGAAGCATTTCCAAAACCAATTCCTGATAGCATTGAACCATAGGGATAATTTTCAGGCTTGTTGTTCATTATGGCATCATATAGAACATCAAATGCTGCCTTGCACATGGTTCTTGTAAACTCGTTGCCTTTCTTGCTGTCATAGCCTTCAGTTGCTTGCGCACATGCATCACAAACAGAATTTTTGACAATTGCTTCAGGTGTTCCTTCTAAAAAGTATGAATCAACTATTGCCATGTCTGCAAGGAATTTTTCATCCTGTAAAAGTTTCTTTTTACCGTCAAATTTTAAAACACAATATGTGGTCATCTCACTTCCAGTTCCAAATGTTGTTGGTATGAGGATTTTTGGAATTTTTAATTCAGATGCAGCGTATTTTGC is a genomic window of Nitrosopumilaceae archaeon containing:
- a CDS encoding iron-containing alcohol dehydrogenase, whose product is MNVIRIPKVIKFGKNALSEADYPKNALVVTTAPPDVSSKWLARMKITDHFLFDKVEPEPSIETVQKVIAEYKTKNLSAIIGLGGGSSQDVAKYAASELKIPKILIPTTFGTGSEMTTYCVLKFDGKKKLLQDEKFLADMAIVDSYFLEGTPEAIVKNSVCDACAQATEGYDSKKGNEFTRTMCKAAFDVLYDAIMNNKPENYPYGSMLSGIGFGNASTTLGHALSYVYSNEGVPHGYSLSSCTTVAHRFNKSIFYEQFKQVVEKLKFDRLTLKAPLDQAADIVMTDKGHLDPNPIPVTKEDVIQLLKDITNGNL